In Silvanigrella paludirubra, the genomic stretch AGAGAAGCACCCGTATCATTTTCTATCTGAAAGCTTCCAATTTCAAGAGCATTGTTTTCTTTTATTTGAATTCTTGAATTTTCATTCATAGATTCAAGATGCTTTTTAATTCTTATAGCATCACTAGGATTCATTTGAATTGATAAGGAAGACGTTGCACTGAAGGATTTTAAAACTTCATCAAATAACTTTATCAATGATGAATCACTTACTTTTATTTGTTCTCTCAATATTCTTTCACAACAAAGTTTAGCTAATTCTAAAAAAATATCTTTACCTTCTTCGATTAATGAAATTTTTAATTTATCCATTCGAATGGCAGCTTCTGAAATATTTGAAAAAGCTCGATCAAATTTGGATTCAGAAGCAATCAATCCTCTTTCTTCACCAGTCCGAAAACCGTTTGAATTTCCTTCTTCATATCCTTTTTTAAAACCTTCTTCACGTCCTTCTTTTTCTCCTTTTTCAAAACCTTCTAAATGACCTTTTGAGTAGCCTTCTTCTTTTGCTTCTTTCAATTTTAATTCAATCTGATTTTGATCTATTTCATTTGGTTTATTTATATTTTCAATTGGCTTTTGTTCCATTTGAGGTTTTATTTCAACGTTTTTTTCTTCAATATTTTCTTTTTTTTCATTAACTTCTTCTGATTTACTTGGATTAAAATTTGTGAATTTATTCTGATCATTTACTTGTTTTTTTTGTTGATTTTTTTTATTTTTATTATCTATTTTAATTTCTTCAGAATGCTCAATTTCAGCAAGTTCTAATGCCATAGCTTCTTCTTCATCCATTATAGATCTTCTTCTTCTCTTAACCATTTCCCTTTGACCTTTTTTATAATCTTCAGTCATATCTCTTGGAATTAATGGCTTAGATTTTTCAGCAAAAGGTTTTTCGAATTCTTTTGCAATTTGAACTTTTTCAGAAATTTCTAGTGGGTCATGCATTTTCTCTAATATAACAGTTTTTTTAACATTATCTGGAAAAATAATACTTTGTTCATTAAAATGAAGCCATGGATAACTTTCCATATCAAGCATTTTCATTACTTTTTCATTTGATTTTTTAACAAGTTTACCAACTCTAGAGCCCACAAAAACCTCTTATATAAATTACACTAATGCATTTTCTCCACTTGCAGAAATAACAATTTTACCTTCATCATTTAATCTACGAGCTACTTGAACAATGGCAAATTGAGCCTGTTCGACATCGGATATTTTAGCAGGTCCCATAATTGTCATTTCTTCTTTTAAATTTTCAGCAGCTTTTTGAGACATGTTTTTGTAAATTAATTCTTTTACGCCTTCCGAAGCTGTCTTTAATGCTAGTTTTAATTGCTCTGGCTTAACTTCACGCAATACTGTTTGAATTCCTCTATCATCAATTTTAATTAAGTCATCAAATACAAACATTAATTTACGAATATTTTCTGCTAAATCTGGATCTCTTTCTTCTAATCTATCTAATATATTTTCTTCTGTAGCTTTATCCATAAGATTTAGCATTTCAACAATAGGATCAATACCTCCTACTTTAGAACTTGTTACGTTTCCTAGTCTCTGGATTTCATTTCTTAAAACATCATCAATTTCATCTATAATTTCAGGTGAAACACTTTCTAAACTTGCTACTCTTAAAATTAATTCTGTATGCAAACTTTCTGGTAAAATTTTTAGACATTCTCCAAATTTTTTTGGGTCTAAATGAGCTAAAATAAGAGCCATTGTTTGCGGATGCTCACTTCTTAAAAAATTGGCTAAAGTTTTCGGATCAATTAATTCTAAAGATTCTAAGTTTGCATTTGATGTTAAAGAAAGTTCATCAATTAAAGCATTTGCTTGGTCACTTTTAAAAGCAGATTCAATTAATCGTTTTGTAAAGTCGTTACTTCCTAAGAAGTATTTTTTATTTGATTGTAGAATTTGGTAAAATTCTTCCATTACAGTATCAATTGCATCACTATCAACACGACCAAGTCGACTCATAGCGCTACCAATGCGCTTGATTTCAAACTCAGTCATATGTTTGAAAATTTCTGCAGATATTTCTTCGCCAAATGCTAGCAAAAGAATTGCCGCCTTCTGGGGCCCTGTATACTTAACTGCCACATTATCCCCTTCATACTATTTTTTTTATTTTAATGCCAAATTTCTATCTTAGGGAGGAATAATAAGAACCACTTGTCAAATTAAAACAAGGAAATTATTTTCTATTACTTTTTTTCAAAAATTTGGCTGTTTTGTTAAGAATTATTTTTTAATATAAATTAATATTATCTTATAAAATATTTAAATTTAATTTTAGGTAATATTTATATGAAATTATTATTTAAAAAAATGTATTTACTCCTTTATAATTTATTTTTATTCTCAATTATTTTTTCACATTTCCAAATTAAAGCAGAATTACCCAGTGATATAAAACATATTATATCAAGAGGAAAGCTTATTGTAGCTGTTAACTCAGTTGATTATCCTCCCTTTTTTTATCATAACAAAGATAATAAACTTGAAGGTTATGACATTGACATAGCTCATGATATAGCAAAATACTTAGGAATTGCAGTTGAATTTAATCAATCAGCTAACACATTTAAAGGTGTCGTCAATCTTGTTGAAAATGACAAAGCCGATTTGGCGATTAGTGCTATAAGTGGAACACTTACAAGAGGACTTATTGTCCGTTTTTCAGATCCATATGTAACTCCAAACCAATCCTTAATTTTAAATAGACTACTTGAAGTTCAAATTTCTAATCACATTAAAATAGCTCCATCAAAGGCTA encodes the following:
- the fliG gene encoding flagellar motor switch protein FliG, translated to MAVKYTGPQKAAILLLAFGEEISAEIFKHMTEFEIKRIGSAMSRLGRVDSDAIDTVMEEFYQILQSNKKYFLGSNDFTKRLIESAFKSDQANALIDELSLTSNANLESLELIDPKTLANFLRSEHPQTMALILAHLDPKKFGECLKILPESLHTELILRVASLESVSPEIIDEIDDVLRNEIQRLGNVTSSKVGGIDPIVEMLNLMDKATEENILDRLEERDPDLAENIRKLMFVFDDLIKIDDRGIQTVLREVKPEQLKLALKTASEGVKELIYKNMSQKAAENLKEEMTIMGPAKISDVEQAQFAIVQVARRLNDEGKIVISASGENALV
- a CDS encoding FliH/SctL family protein; the protein is MGSRVGKLVKKSNEKVMKMLDMESYPWLHFNEQSIIFPDNVKKTVILEKMHDPLEISEKVQIAKEFEKPFAEKSKPLIPRDMTEDYKKGQREMVKRRRRSIMDEEEAMALELAEIEHSEEIKIDNKNKKNQQKKQVNDQNKFTNFNPSKSEEVNEKKENIEEKNVEIKPQMEQKPIENINKPNEIDQNQIELKLKEAKEEGYSKGHLEGFEKGEKEGREEGFKKGYEEGNSNGFRTGEERGLIASESKFDRAFSNISEAAIRMDKLKISLIEEGKDIFLELAKLCCERILREQIKVSDSSLIKLFDEVLKSFSATSSLSIQMNPSDAIRIKKHLESMNENSRIQIKENNALEIGSFQIENDTGASLVDIKKNVDHVIQNIKSELFKDINNESEKNEKENFELKKAI
- a CDS encoding ABC transporter substrate-binding protein, yielding MKLLFKKMYLLLYNLFLFSIIFSHFQIKAELPSDIKHIISRGKLIVAVNSVDYPPFFYHNKDNKLEGYDIDIAHDIAKYLGIAVEFNQSANTFKGVVNLVENDKADLAISAISGTLTRGLIVRFSDPYVTPNQSLILNRLLEVQISNHIKIAPSKAKIAILNNSSYEDFAKQNYDYFKNNFGDFSFVKYDSLEQAFSDVLDGNILGLYVDEIYANYMTYANKKANIFTHKRIVQEAIDPISIAVNWKNPNLAYWVNLYIRRMKFNGKEKILYNKYLRDKK